The following is a genomic window from Geminicoccus roseus DSM 18922.
GTCGGTGGACCGGGCGGAATACTGCATCGCCAAGAGCGGCCTCGCCATGCTGACCCAGCTGTTCGCGCTGCGGCTGGCGCCGCATGGCATCCGCGTCTACGAGATCCGGCCGGGCGTCATCGCCACCCCGATGACCGCGCAGGTCAAGGACCGCTACGACCGGCGCTACGAGGAAGGATTCACCCCGATCAACCGCTGGGGGCAGCCGGACGAAGTCGGGCGGGCCGCCGCCATGCTGGCATCGGGCACCCTGCCCTTCTCGACCGGCGAGGCCGTCCGGGTGGATGGCGGCCTGCACATGAGGAGCTTCTGATGGGTGCTGATTCGACCACCCTGGCCGGCCGGGAGCTGACCAGCGGGATCTACGACTTCGACCAGATCGAGGTCGGCGACCATTTCCATACCTCGCGGATCACCGTCACCGAATCGCATGTCGTGGGCTTCGCGGGGCTGTCCGGCGACATGTTCGACGTGCACATGGATGATGGTTTCGCCAGGGCGCACGGCTTCGCGGGCCGGATCGCCCACGGGCTGCTGATCCTGTCGATGGCGGACGGGCTGAAGAACCGGGCGCCGGTGCGGATCAAGGGCATCGCCTCGCTCGGATGGAACGACTGGCGCTTCAAGAAGCCGGTGCTGATCAACGACACGATCCGGGTGACCGTCACCGTGGCCGCCAAGAAGCCGCACCGGGCACCCGACCGCGGCATCGCCACCCTGCGGTTCGTGGTGTTCAACCAGCACGACGAGGTGGTGCAGGAGGGCGAGACGCTGCTCTTCTGCGAGCGCGCGAGCGAAGCGCGCTCAGCCTGATCCACCACCATGACCTTCCTGCGACGCCCTCTCGATGTCGAGCCGGATAAGCCGGCGGCGAAGAGCCGGATCACGCTCAGCGACATCGCCCTGGCGGCCGGGGTGTCGCGCGCCACTGTCTCGCTGGTGCTGCGCAACAGCCCGACCATCCCTCGCCGCACGCACGAGCATGTCCTGCGGCATGCCGCTGACCTGGGCTATGTCTACAATCGTGCGGCCGCCGCCCTGCGCACCGGCGGCACCCACATCATCGGGCTGGCGATCCACGACATCACCAATCCCTATTTCACCGCGATCGCCGCGGCGGTGCAGCGCGAGCTGCGCGTGCTGGGCCGCATGGCGTTCCTGGGCGATTCCGGCGACACGCCGGATCTGCAGCGCGCCTTTGTCGAGGCGGTCCGCGAGTACAATGTCGACGGCATCATCATCTCGCCGTCGGCCGGCACCGATCCCGCCTGGATCGCGCGGCTGCGCGAATGGCGGCTGCCTTGCGTAATGGTCTCGCGCAGCCTGCCGGGCGTCGAGGTCGATTTCGTGGGCGGCGACAATTTCGGCGGGATGAGGCGGCAGACGGCCCATCTGCTGGAACTCGGCCATCGGCGGATCGCGATGATCGGGGTCAACGAAACCATCTCCACCGGCCGCGAGCGCCTGGCAGGCTACCGCGCGGCACTGGCCGAAGCGGGGATCCCGCCCGACCCGTCGATCGAGATCGCGTGCCCGGGCGTGCGCAAGGCCGGCCACGACGCGCTGATCCAGTTGCTCCGCGACGACGATCCGCCCACCGCCTTCGTCTGCTTCAACGACATCACGGCGTTCGGCGTGATGCTGGGCCTGCAGAGCCTGGGCCTGAAGGCCGGCCAGGACATCTCCGTCGTCGGCTTCGACGATGTCGAGGAATCGGTCCTCTGGCGGCCGGCGCTGAGCACCGAGCACGTGTCCTGCGATGCGATCGGCGTCGCCGCCGTGCGCCTGCTGATGCGGCGGATCGCCGATCCCGATGCGCCGGTGGAACGGGTCGTGATCGCGCCCGAGCAGCGGATCCGGCAGACGACCATGCCGCCTCCGTCCCGTCAGCGGCTGCGCGGCATGATCGGGGCCGCGAGACAGTGGACGGAGCCGGCGCGCTGACCCGGGCAGGCGTCGCTCAAGGAGCCGGCTCCCCCAGGCAGGTGGGCGGGCCATCCGCCAGCGCACGAGCGGCTTCGTTGCTGCTGGCGCGGCCCGCCAGGCAGGGTTGCGGCTGGTCCAGGCGCACCACGAACAGGACGGAATCGTTCCGGACCGGATCATCGGCCTTCGGCACCGCGGCCCGGAAGATCAGGGCCCGGGGCTCGCCTGCCTCGTCCAGGCGCCACTCCACCACGTCCGATCCGCCGATGTTCGCGAACGGGCCGGTGAGCTTCCGGTAGGCCGGATCGTCCGCCCCGCTCCAGCGGGCCCCGTCCCGGCGCAGTTCCAGCCAGGAACGCTCGTCGGTGTTCAGGAACAGCAGGCGCCATCCAGCCAGGCCGGGACATTCCTGGCCCTGGACCCCTTGTTCGGCCAGCGAGTGGGCAAGCGCGTCAGGCACCTCATGGCAATCCTCGGCGCGGACCGAACTGTAGCTGCTGTCCACCCCCTTGGCGGCGCCGGCCAGGGGCGGAAGGAACAGGAGGCCCAGCGCCATGCCGATCCGAAGCCTGGTCATCCGAGCCCCAGCCGCTCACTGGTACGGCTGCCGACCATGCCGTCCGGAACCAGGCCCGCCTGCGCCTGGAAGGCGACCACCACCGCCCGCGTCGCCGGGCCGAAATCGCCGTCCACGACCAAGCTGGCGCCAAGCTCGTTCAGCCGGCGCTGCAGGGCCACGACCTCGGGACCGCGGTCTCCCAGGTTCAGGACCATGGCCGGTGCCGCCCTGCCGACACCCAGCCGCCCCTCGCCATGCCAGCGCCGGATCAACTGGTCGCTGACCTCGAAATGCATGGCGTCCTCGGTGCGGAAGGCCGCGCCCCAGAACCAGCCATGGCGGTTGAAGATCGGGGCGATCCGGGCGAGCCCTTCCTGGACAGTGCCGTCGCCCCGCTGGTCGAGCACGCCGTCCAGGGTCAGGTCGATGGCGGTTCCCCAGGAATGGTTGCTGATGGACGAGGTGGAGCCGCGCACGAGGCGGGCGCACAGCATCCCGGCGGTGCCAAGCCCGGCATGGACATCGGGCACCTCGGCCCGGACGTCGATCAGGACCTGCTCCAGGCTCTCCACGGCGGGCGCGATGCCGCGCACGCGGAAGGGCCCGACATCCTGGAGGCGGATCTTGGCCCGCAGGCTGGGGTTGGTGATTTCGCGGCAGACCGTGTCATAGTCGTCGCGAGGGTTGCCCAGCAGCGAAAGCATGGTCGTCTGCCGGGCACAGCTCAAGCCATTATTGATGTTCTCAGGAATTCCGACAAGGTCAGTGATGGACATCACATCACCCCGCGCATATACGATTGGGTCTAGACTTGCGGTTGATCTGTCATTCTATAATTCTTCTACGGAGTGGTGACAACAGTGCAGTCCGGCAGGGACATGCGCGCGGGAGCGGGGCGGATCAGCCGACGATCGCCTCGGCCTCGATCTCGACATCGTAGTCGCCCACCAGGCCTCCGACCTCCAGCAGGGTATTGGCGGGGCGGATCTCGCCAAAATAATGGCCGTGGACCCGCGACACCGGCTCCCACTGCCCAGCGTCCCGCAGATAGATGCGGGTGCGGACCACGTCCGCCATGCTGCCGCCCAGCGAGCGGATCGAAGCGGCGATCTTGTCCAGGATGTAGACGGTCTGCGCGGCGGGATCGCCCTTGCCGATCATCTGGCCGGAGCCGTGGGTGGCGGTGGTGCCGGAGACCAGGATGCGCTCGCCGATCCTCACGGCGCGGGCATAGCCGCAGACCGGCTCCCAGACGCTGCCGCTGTCGATGCGCAGGCGGCCGGGCCGGCCGTCGATCGGAACCGCGTGGTAGACGGGAGGGATGCTGTCCAGGTGGTGGGACAGGTCGCCCGAGGCGGTCAGGAAGGGCGGCCGGCGATACTCGTCGCCGCAATCGCCCGGGATCCGGGTGCTCTTCGCCAGCGCCTCGTCGATGCGGGCGAGGTCGTCGCCGTCCAGGGTGAACCCGGACAGGCGGTGGTTGTCCGCCCGGTGCTCGCGCTCGCCCAGCCGGGCGCCGATGATCACCGCGCCCACAGCCTCCTGCTGCATGACCCAGCGGGTGGCGACGTTGGCGATGGACACCTGGTGCCTGGCCGCGATCGGGGCCAGGGCGTGGAGGATCGCCTGGAGCACGCCCCAGCCGCCGGCGGCCTCGATGAAGCGGTGGTACTTCATCTTGCTCCAGTCGCCGATCTTGGCCGGCTCCGGCGCATCCAGCCAGCGATCCGACAGGAAGCCGCCGGCCAGCGTGCCGTAGGCCAGCAGCCGGATGCCGTGGAGGCGGCAGAACGCGGTCATCTCCTCGGTCGCCCGCCGGTCCAGGAGCGAGACGCAGACCTGGTTGGTCACCACCGGGATCTTCTCCGCGACCAGCACGCGCAGATGATCGGTGTCGGTGTTGGTGACCCCCAGATGGCCGATCAGGCCCTCCTCCTTCAGCCGGGCCAGCTCGCGCATCGCGTCCAGCCAGCCCGGATGCTCGAACAGCCACCAGTGGAACTGCATCAGGTCGATGCGGTCGGTGCGCAGCCGCTCGCAGGCGCGCTCCACCGCAAGGCGCACCACTTCCGCGGTCATCGGCCCGGGCTCCGGGCACCATTTGGTGAAGGCGATCGGGCGCGCATCGGCAGGAGCCTGGATCGAGCCGTCGGCCAGGCGGTCGCGCAGCCGGCCGAGGATCAGTTCGGCGCTGCCGTAGTGGTCGGCCATGTCGAAGCTGTCGAACCCATCGGCCAGGTAGCCGGCGAGCGCCCGGGCGCCCTCGTCGGGGTCCATCAGGCCCGTGGTCCGCTCGATGTCGGCGACCTGCCACAGCCCGGTCACCACCCGCGCGATCTCGAGCCCCGGCGCGATCTCGGTGCGTTCGGCGGTCTTGGTACTGGCGGTCACGGCGGCGGTTCCTTCTCGGCTCTGGCGATCGAGGTAGCAGGTCGCGGCGTCCGCGTTGAGGGGATCAAACCTGCAGGGTCGGGCTGCGAAAGCTTCGGGCTCCACAGGTCGTGCCGCTGCGGCATGGTCCCGCCGGCCAACTGCGGGAGCCGCACCTTGCTCGAACCGGGAAACGAAGCCTTGCGCGTGGTCGACGTGACCACCTTGTCCGATGACTGGTACGTGCTGCGCAAGTACGCCATCGACTACCGCCGCCGGGACGGCGCCTGGCGCCGGATGAACCGCGAGGTCTACGACCGCGGCAACGGCGCCGTGATCCTGCTCTACGACCGCACCGCCCAGACCGTCGTGCTGGTGCGCCAGTTCCGGCTGCCGGCCTATGTGAACGCGCACCCGGACGGCTGGCTTTTGGAGGCCCCGGCCGGGCTCCTGGATGCGCGTGACCCGGTGCAGGCGATCCGCCGCGAGGTCGAGGAGGAGACGGGCTACCGCGTCGGCGAGGTGGCGACCCTGTTCACCGCCTACATGAGCCCCGGTTCGGTATCGGAGCGGCTGCATTTCTTCGCCGCCGAGATCGATCCCTCCATGCGGATTGGCCAGGGCGGCGGCTGCCCGGAGGAGAACGAGGACATCGAGGTGGTGGCGGTGCCCTATCAGGAAGCCCTGGCGATGATCGGCCGCGGCGAGATCGTGGACGCCAAGACCATCATGCTCCTCTACCATGCGCGCATCGGGGGCCTGTTCGACCATAGATGAGGGGCCTAGCTGGACTGGGATGATGTTCGGATCTTCCTGACGGTGGCACGCGCCGGCAGCCTGGCCGGTGCGGCCGCGACCCTGCGCACCAGCGAGGCCACGGTCGGCCGGCATCTGGCGAGGCTGGAGGAGGCGTTGGGCCTGCGCCTGTTCGACCGGCTCGCCAACCGGCTTCGGCTGACCCGGCAGGGCGAGCAGCTCCTGGAGCCGGCCAGGGCCATGGAGGAACGCGCCCTCGACCTCGCTCGCAAGGCGCAGGCGGCGGCAGCGGCGCCAGCCACACCGGTGCGGATCACCTCGACCGGCTCGGTGTCCCTGTTCCTGCTCCGGCATCTTTCGGGCCTGCAGCAGGCCGCGCAGCCGGCGCCGATCGAGCTGGTCGTGACCCGTGACCCGCTCGACCTGGCGCGGGGCGCAGCGGAGATCGCGCTCAGGATGCGGCAGCCACCGGCGCGGGGCCAGCTGGTGGTGCGACGGCTCGGACGCATCGCCTTCAGCCTGTATGGCCGCCCGGACCGTATGACCGGCCAGCCGGAACTTCTACCGCTGATCGGCCTGCGCGATGATCCGGCCTCGCGGCAAGGACGCTGGCTCCAGGCGCTGGCGCCGGAAGCCCGTCCTGCCCTGCGCTTAGGCGATGTCCGCCTGCGGCTGGACGCGGCGCTGGCCGGGCAGGGCGTGGCGCTGCTGCCCTGCTTTCTCGGCGATCCCGAGGCGGGACTGGCCCGGGCGCTGGCCCCGCCACCGGAACTCGACGAGGACGTCTTCCTCCTCGTCCACCAGGACCTGGCCCCGCTACCTCAGCTGCGCGCAGTGATGGACGAGCTGGTCCGACTGTTCCGGGCGCAGGCGGAAGCCCTCCTGGGAACTACTCGCCGGCCTGCTCCTTGAGTTCTCCGACCTCCGAGGCCGACATCTCGCCCACGGTGGTGACCTCGCCGTTCTGGATCCGCCACAGGCGGAACGGCCCGGTGATGTCGCCATACTGGTCGAACTGCACCGGGCCGATCACGCCCTCGTAGCGGATCGGCTTGCCGGCCTGGATCAGCTCCAGCGCCTTCTTGAAGCCGTCGGGACCGGCATGAACCGTCTCGCCCGCCGGATCGACCACCTTCGGGATGGCCTCCTTGATCTGCGCCTTGTCGGGGCTGCCGGCGATCGCCACGGCCAGCCCGACGATCGCTGCCGCGTCATAGGCGCGGTCGGCGGCCGGCGCCTGGCAGTCGAAGTCCTTGGCGAAGGCATTGTACGCTTCGCAGAAATACTCGGTGGACGGGGTCGCGGTGGTGCCGGACGAGGTGCCGAACGCATCGTCCAGATATTTCGGGCCGACATCCTGGATGAAGTCGGCGGCGTTCATGCCGTCGTTGAGCAGGAACTTGGCGGGGCCGCCCTGCGCGATCCAGGTGCGCGCCACCGTGGTGCCGTCGCCAGGATAGGCCACGAGATAGAGAGCCTCCGGCTCGCCATCCAGCGCGGCGGTGACTTCCGGCTGATAGGAGGCCTGGTTCGGGTTGTAGGGGGTGGTGGAGGTGATGGTGCCGCCGAGCCGGCCGTAGGCCTTTTCGAACTCGGCGACCATGTTGACGCCGAAATCGTTGTTCACGTGGATGATCGCGATCTTCTTCAAACCCTGGTCCAGCGCGTACTTGGCGGCGGCGGTTCCCTGCAGCGCATCCGAGGTGATGGTGCGGAAGAAGATCCCGCCGGTCTTGCCCTCCTTGGCGAGCGTGGTGAGAGTCGGCGAGGAGGAGGCCGGGGAGACCTGGACCACGCCGGCCGGGCCCGTCACCGAGGTGACGATCGGAATCGACACCGAGGAGATGATGCCGCCGATAATCGCCGGGACCTTCTGCAGGTCGACCAGCTGGCGCGCGGCATCCACCGCGACCGTCCCCTGGCTCTGCGCATCGCGCACGTCCGCCATGATCTTGCAGCCGACCACGCCGCCTGCCTCGTTGAGGTCGCTGAACGCCAGCTCGATCGACTTGGCCGCCGCTTGGCCGAACCGGCCGGCCGGGCCGGTGAGCGAGACCACCGAGCCGATGGTGACCGTGCATTCCTGGGCGGCCGCCGGCGCCGGCTGCAGGGCGGTGGTGGACAAGGCGGCAAGCGCCAGCGTGGCGAGACGGAGCTTCACGGAATCGATCCCCCTGGTCGGGCCGCCGCTCCCGGCCTCAGGCCAGGGCCTCGACGGCGCTGTCACGCGGAAGTGGAGGGCCAGCGTCCGCGGGCGTCAAGCGCCCCCCTCGGTCCGCTTCATCAAGCCGGTGAAGCGACGCTGCATCTCCGCCGGCTCGACCATCTCGATCCGGGTCGCGATGGACCAGCTATGCCCGAACGGATCGACGATCATGCCGCTGCGGTCGCCGTAAAACTGGTCCGCCACCGCCCGGGCCAGGGTGGCGCCGGCCTCCAGCGCGCGCGCCACCACCGCATCGGTGTCCTCCACATAGATGTGCAGACGGACCGGGGAGCCACCGACCGTCGGCGGCGCCAGCGCGCCAAAATCGGGAAACTCGTCTGCCAGCATGACGATGCTGGTGCCGATCCGGATCTCGGCATAGCCGATCTTGCCGTCCGGCGCGGTCAACCGGAACAGCTCCTTGGCGCCGAAGGCCCGGCGATAGAAGTCCAGCGCGGCCACTGCGTCCTTCACGAACAGATGCGCGGTCACCGTCTGCATCGTCATCGCACGCCTCCCATTTTGAATTGGAGCTACGATCCGGCACGCCTCGGCGAAAGGCAACGGGTACGGCATGCCGAAGGCCTGTCGTGGCCACCGACAGCGGCCTCAGGAAGCCCAGCCGAGCCAGGTCTCGTGCAGATGCAGCCAGACGACTCCGCAGGGAGCTGATGGCTCGAAACGGAACAGGGCGCTGGAACGGCGGGCGGTGGCCTTCCCGTCGTCCTCCTGGCGCTCGACATACGTCACCAGGACATGGCCCTGTCCGGCCTCGCGGGCCTCCGCCTCTGCGATCTCGATCCGGAAGGCCGGTCCGCGCCGGCCACGCATTGCTTCCAGAAAAGCCAGCACTGCGGCCCGCTCCACCAGGGCGCCGTCCGGCAACACCATCCGGAACTCAGGCGCCAGCGCTGCGGCAGCACGGGCAAGGTCGCCCTCGCCGGGGCCCAGCCAGCGCGTGAACAGGACGTGGAGGTCCGCGACCTCGTTCAGCGCCGCCTGCTCCAGCCCGGTCATGCCGGCGCGTCGCCCAGGTCGTACTTCATGATCCGGCCGTGCCGGCCATGGCGGTCGCGCTCCAGGTCAAAGCAGTCGCCCTCCAGCGGGCGGCGCTGCCTCAGGACCTCGTCGATTTGTGCATGATCGGCCGCGCTCAACGAGAAGCCGAACGTCGCTAGGTTGTCGGGCAGCCGGTCGGCATAGCGCGCGCCCACGATCACCCCCGCCACCTGCGGCCGCTCCAGGACCCAGCGGGTCGCCACGTTGCCGATGCCGACGCCGTGCCGGCCCGCGATCCGCTTCAGGCAGGCGAGCAGCGCCTGGAACAGCTCCCAGCCGCCGATGTCGTCGATGACCAGCTTGTACTTGACCAGCGACCGGTTCTCGAACCGCTCCGGCTCTTTGATCCCGAGCCAGCGCTCCGACAGGAAGCCGCCGGCGAGCGTCCCGTAGCAGAGCAGCTTCATTCCCTGCTCCGCGCCCAGCGGGACCACGGCTTTCTCCGGGCGGGCGTCGAGGAGCGAGTACTGGCTCTGCATCGAGACCAGCGGGAAGCCCTGCCCAATCAGCGCGCGGCTGTGGGCGGCATCGAAATTGGTGCCGCCCAGGAGATGGATCTTGCCGGCCTTCTGCAGGTCGACGAGATAACCGGCTGCCTCCTGCCAGCCCGGCACCGCATAGTCCCACCAGTGGAACTGCACGAGGTCCAGGCACTCGGCGTGCAGGCGGGCGAGCGAACGGTCGATCACGCGGGTGACATAGGCGCGGTCGATTTGGTGGAGCTGGCCCAGGTCCGGGACGAACTTGGTGTGGACCTTCAGGCGGGCACGCTGCGACGCGCTGGCCTGCCTGCGGAACCGGCCGATCAGTTCCTCCACGCCGGTATAGATGTCGGCGCAGTCGAACGTGGTAACCCCGGCGTCGACGAACGCGGCCATGTCGGCCACGGCGCGCGCCTCGTCCACAGGGCCGTGGCCGCCGGCCAGCTGCCATCCGCCGCGCAACATCCGCGAGATCCGGTAGCCGGGAGCGAGTTCGAAGGTCTCGACGGTCATGATGCGGGTTCGGCCTTGAGGGGGACGCGAGTGGTGTCGGCGTGGCGAAAGCTGGTCCGGCCGGTGCGCCGGATCAGGAAGCGCCCGCCGCAATGCGGGTCGGGACAGGCCACCACCGCGTCGGTGGTCATCCAGTCGTTCGGGTGGGTGTCGCGCTGCTTGGCGGGCAGCAGGGGCAGGAGGGCTGCCAGCGAATAGATCGGGAAGCTCTGGCCATCCGGCATCGACAGGTTCTCGCCGGACAGGAACAACCGGTCGCCCACCTGGTGATTGCACACCATCGGCTGCTCGGACGCGATCACCTCGACCTCGAGGTCGTAGAGCTCGAAGACATCGTCGGCCATGGTTTCGGTTCTCTTGTTCACGCCGGGCCGGGACGGGTCAGGTGCCAGACGATCACGCCCGGCAGGCCAACCCAGGCGGCCTCATTGGCATCGGGCAGCTTTTCCCGCGCGACCGTGACCGCGGATTCCAGTGTGAGCTGCGGTTCGTAGTACCCCGCGACCTGCAGGCCTGCCGCAAGCGCGGCGGCGGCATAGTCGGAAGGCAGGTGCGCGTTGAGGCGCATGAACCCTGCCCCGCCCGTGGCGGTGCGGAACTGCGCCTGCCAGCCGAGCCGGATCAGGAACGGATGGACGTCGCTGACCACCACCTGTCCGCCCGGCCGGACCACCCGGGCGAACTCGGCGAAGACCGGCCGCAGGTCCGGCACGTGGACCAGGGCCAGCGCGCATACGACCGCATCGACCGACTGGTCGGGAAGCGGCAGGCGGCCAAGCTCGCCCTGCTCGAACCGGCAGTCCGGCAGCTTCGCCCGCGCCTTCGCCAGCATCGCCGCCGAGGCGTCGACGCCCAGGACCTCATGCCCCCGCGCGGCCAGCCAGGCGGCATGGCGGCCGGTGCCGCAGGCGGCGTCGAGGACCTGTCCTTTGGGCAGGTCCTCCAGCAGGCGACGGACGGTCGGCTCCTCCACCGGGAACAGGCGCAGCGGCTGGTCGTAGGTCTCCGACCACAGGCCGTAGCCATCGGTCAGGTCATATTCGGGCGCGGCCAGGGGTGCTGCGAGCTCGGGCTCGTCCAGGCGGCCGACCAGATCGCGGATCTCGGCCACGCGCGCCGCGCGGCCCGCCTCGTCTGCGCTGAACGCCCGGCGCAGCAGCGCCAGTCCTTCGGTTCCCAGCAGCATCTGCCCGAGTGTCGGCAGCGTCATGACTTTCCTCCCTCGCCCGCCCGTTCCGCTATCCGGTCAGCACGACAGCGGCCAGTGCCTTCTCGACGCGGCGGCCACTCCGTCAGGCGAGAGGCTTCCTGCCCCAGGCCTGGACGACCCGCGCGATCGACATCAGGACGGCGGGATCGTCCGCCATGCGGGCAAGCTCCGCCACGATCCCGTCGATCCGGCCATGGTCGGCCAGCCCGGCCTGCAGCACCGCGTCGGCGATCGATTCCATGGTCAGGCGCGAGACCTGCTTCATCTCGCCCTGCAGGCCGGCCGGCTGTACCACCTGGACCTGCACGTCCGAGAAGCCGGCCGCCCGCAGCAGGGCTGGCAGGCGCGGCCCGAGGTCCGGATCGGCGCCCCGGGCTTGGGCCGCCCGCCGGTAGAGATCGACATAGGCATCGTGCGCGGCCGAGGGCGGATCGACGAGATGGGCCGAGATCTGGATGTCCTCCAGGACCAGGAGACCGCCGGGCAGGACCTGCGCGGGGAGCCTGGCCAGGGCAACTTCGGGAGAGCGCAAATGGCTGAGCACGAAACGTGAATAGACGAGGTCGGCCGGCGCCAGATCGGCAAGTCCGGTCTCGAGATCGGCCTGAACGAAGCTCAGGTTGCCGATGCCGGCGGCTTCCGCCCGGGCCAGCCCGATCTTGATGGGATCCACGTCCAGCCCGACGACGCTGCCAGTGGGAGCGACGATCCGCGCCAGCTCGATGCTGGCGTCGCCTCCCCCGCAGCCGACATCGATGCAGCGCATCCCGCCGTCGACCCCGGCGCGGGCGAACAGGTCCAGGCTGGCCGGCCGCATGACCCGCGCCAGCAGGCGCAGGCGCTCCCGTCCTTCCAGGCCGCCCCGGATGATGTAGCTGCCCGCCGCCATCCCGACCTCCCGCGTGGAGTTTCCCGCCGACTCAGTCCGTATGGAACACCTCGTCCATCGCCGCCCACCATTCGCCGTCCTTGCGGGTCTCGAACGGCTCCTGCATCGGGTCGGTGATCTTCCACCAGCGCTGCGTCTCGGGGTCAGCGGCCATCTTCGCGGCATCGGCGGCAAAATCGGTGCCGTGATACTCGAAATAGGCGAACAGGATGTTCTCGGGCCGCTTCAGGAAGATCGAATAGTTCCTGATGTTGCAAACGGCGATGGTCGCCAGCACCGAGGGCCACACCTCGGCATGGATGCGCTCGTATTCCGCGACCACCTCGGGGCGCAGCCGGATGCAGGTGCCGTAGCGTTTCATGTGCGGCTTCTCCTATTCGTCGAAATAATCGCGATAGCGCTGGCTGAGTTCGCCCAGCATCCCGATGATCACGTCCAGATGCGCGTTGAGCCGGCTTCGCGCCAGCGCCAGGTCGCCGGCCTCGAAGGCGTCCAGGATCGCCCGGTGCTCCAGGGCCACCGCCTTCATCCGGTCGTTCACCGGAAAGCCCAGCCGGTGCAGTCGGTCCAGATGGGCCTTGGCATGCTGGATCGGCCGCCAGACCCCCTCGACGCCTGCCGCACGGGCGAAGCACTGGTGGAACTTCTCGTCGACCCGGAAGAAGGCCTGCACGTCGCTCAGGTCGCACAGCGCCTCGTGCTCGGCCAGGACGGCATGGGCCTCCTGCGACGCCTCCGGCGTCCACATGGTCGCCGCCTTCTCCAGTATTGCGATCTCCAGCGCCTTGCGGATGAAATGGCCGTCCTTGACCTCGGCCAGCTTGATCGGCGCCACGTAGGTGCCCTGCTGCGGGAAGACGTCGAGTAGCCCTTCCTCGACCAGGCGCACGATCGCGTTGCGGACCGGGGTGCGCGACACGCCGGTCTGGCGGCAGATCATGTTCTCGCTGATCAGGGTGCGCGGCGGCAGGCGCAGTTCCAGGACGGCATCCCGCAATCCCTGGTAGATCTGGTCGGCGACGTTGCGCCGGCGGTCGACCGGCAGGTCGAGCCACGACGCGCCGATACCTGCGGCGGTCTCGCGCCGCCCGATGGTGAGGTTCGTAGCCATCCCTGTCCTGCCGGCGCGATCTTGCGCGCCGTGTGCTTGTATCCTAGCATCCATGCCATGCGCCGCAACCCGGACGGGTGCCGCGCGAGAATTCAGGATCAGGGAAGCAAAGCCGTGACGAATACCGTTCGCGCACT
Proteins encoded in this region:
- a CDS encoding MaoC family dehydratase yields the protein MGADSTTLAGRELTSGIYDFDQIEVGDHFHTSRITVTESHVVGFAGLSGDMFDVHMDDGFARAHGFAGRIAHGLLILSMADGLKNRAPVRIKGIASLGWNDWRFKKPVLINDTIRVTVTVAAKKPHRAPDRGIATLRFVVFNQHDEVVQEGETLLFCERASEARSA
- a CDS encoding LacI family DNA-binding transcriptional regulator, whose amino-acid sequence is MTFLRRPLDVEPDKPAAKSRITLSDIALAAGVSRATVSLVLRNSPTIPRRTHEHVLRHAADLGYVYNRAAAALRTGGTHIIGLAIHDITNPYFTAIAAAVQRELRVLGRMAFLGDSGDTPDLQRAFVEAVREYNVDGIIISPSAGTDPAWIARLREWRLPCVMVSRSLPGVEVDFVGGDNFGGMRRQTAHLLELGHRRIAMIGVNETISTGRERLAGYRAALAEAGIPPDPSIEIACPGVRKAGHDALIQLLRDDDPPTAFVCFNDITAFGVMLGLQSLGLKAGQDISVVGFDDVEESVLWRPALSTEHVSCDAIGVAAVRLLMRRIADPDAPVERVVIAPEQRIRQTTMPPPSRQRLRGMIGAARQWTEPAR
- a CDS encoding peptidoglycan-binding protein, giving the protein MLSLLGNPRDDYDTVCREITNPSLRAKIRLQDVGPFRVRGIAPAVESLEQVLIDVRAEVPDVHAGLGTAGMLCARLVRGSTSSISNHSWGTAIDLTLDGVLDQRGDGTVQEGLARIAPIFNRHGWFWGAAFRTEDAMHFEVSDQLIRRWHGEGRLGVGRAAPAMVLNLGDRGPEVVALQRRLNELGASLVVDGDFGPATRAVVVAFQAQAGLVPDGMVGSRTSERLGLG
- a CDS encoding aldo/keto reductase — encoded protein: MTASTKTAERTEIAPGLEIARVVTGLWQVADIERTTGLMDPDEGARALAGYLADGFDSFDMADHYGSAELILGRLRDRLADGSIQAPADARPIAFTKWCPEPGPMTAEVVRLAVERACERLRTDRIDLMQFHWWLFEHPGWLDAMRELARLKEEGLIGHLGVTNTDTDHLRVLVAEKIPVVTNQVCVSLLDRRATEEMTAFCRLHGIRLLAYGTLAGGFLSDRWLDAPEPAKIGDWSKMKYHRFIEAAGGWGVLQAILHALAPIAARHQVSIANVATRWVMQQEAVGAVIIGARLGEREHRADNHRLSGFTLDGDDLARIDEALAKSTRIPGDCGDEYRRPPFLTASGDLSHHLDSIPPVYHAVPIDGRPGRLRIDSGSVWEPVCGYARAVRIGERILVSGTTATHGSGQMIGKGDPAAQTVYILDKIAASIRSLGGSMADVVRTRIYLRDAGQWEPVSRVHGHYFGEIRPANTLLEVGGLVGDYDVEIEAEAIVG
- a CDS encoding NUDIX domain-containing protein; protein product: MVPPANCGSRTLLEPGNEALRVVDVTTLSDDWYVLRKYAIDYRRRDGAWRRMNREVYDRGNGAVILLYDRTAQTVVLVRQFRLPAYVNAHPDGWLLEAPAGLLDARDPVQAIRREVEEETGYRVGEVATLFTAYMSPGSVSERLHFFAAEIDPSMRIGQGGGCPEENEDIEVVAVPYQEALAMIGRGEIVDAKTIMLLYHARIGGLFDHR
- a CDS encoding LysR family transcriptional regulator yields the protein MDWDDVRIFLTVARAGSLAGAAATLRTSEATVGRHLARLEEALGLRLFDRLANRLRLTRQGEQLLEPARAMEERALDLARKAQAAAAAPATPVRITSTGSVSLFLLRHLSGLQQAAQPAPIELVVTRDPLDLARGAAEIALRMRQPPARGQLVVRRLGRIAFSLYGRPDRMTGQPELLPLIGLRDDPASRQGRWLQALAPEARPALRLGDVRLRLDAALAGQGVALLPCFLGDPEAGLARALAPPPELDEDVFLLVHQDLAPLPQLRAVMDELVRLFRAQAEALLGTTRRPAP
- a CDS encoding ABC transporter substrate-binding protein, with protein sequence MKLRLATLALAALSTTALQPAPAAAQECTVTIGSVVSLTGPAGRFGQAAAKSIELAFSDLNEAGGVVGCKIMADVRDAQSQGTVAVDAARQLVDLQKVPAIIGGIISSVSIPIVTSVTGPAGVVQVSPASSSPTLTTLAKEGKTGGIFFRTITSDALQGTAAAKYALDQGLKKIAIIHVNNDFGVNMVAEFEKAYGRLGGTITSTTPYNPNQASYQPEVTAALDGEPEALYLVAYPGDGTTVARTWIAQGGPAKFLLNDGMNAADFIQDVGPKYLDDAFGTSSGTTATPSTEYFCEAYNAFAKDFDCQAPAADRAYDAAAIVGLAVAIAGSPDKAQIKEAIPKVVDPAGETVHAGPDGFKKALELIQAGKPIRYEGVIGPVQFDQYGDITGPFRLWRIQNGEVTTVGEMSASEVGELKEQAGE
- a CDS encoding VOC family protein, yielding MTMQTVTAHLFVKDAVAALDFYRRAFGAKELFRLTAPDGKIGYAEIRIGTSIVMLADEFPDFGALAPPTVGGSPVRLHIYVEDTDAVVARALEAGATLARAVADQFYGDRSGMIVDPFGHSWSIATRIEMVEPAEMQRRFTGLMKRTEGGA